A region from the Gossypium hirsutum isolate 1008001.06 chromosome A08, Gossypium_hirsutum_v2.1, whole genome shotgun sequence genome encodes:
- the LOC107934067 gene encoding bifunctional adenosine 5'-phosphosulfate phosphorylase/adenylylsulfatase HINT4 isoform X2: MARAISPCIFCQIAGSSNSTPLLHSDDKVVAFKDINPSAFRHYLVVPVEHIPTVNDLQRRNEDYTLVSHMINVGETLLRRDAPQSNQYRFGFHQPPFNHLHLHCFALPFIPRWKQLKYMSLGPLGGFIEAEKLLEKIKPLSPIPP; this comes from the exons ATGGCGAGAGCGATCTCACCATGCATCTTCTGTCAAATTGCTGGAAGTTCCAACTCCACGCCCCTCCTTCATTCT GATGATAAGGTCGTTGCATTTAAAGATATCAACCCTTCAGCCTTCAG GCATTACTTGGTAGTCCCTGTGGAGCACATTCCGACAGTCAATGATCTTCAAAGAAGAAATGAGGATTACACTTTGG TAAGTCATATGATAAATGTGGGGGAAACGCTGTTACGCCGAGATGCACCTCAGTCAAATCAATACAG ATTTGGTTTTCATCAGCCTCCATTTAACCATCTCCACCTCCATTGTTTCGCTCTTCCCTTCATACCTAG ATGGaaacaattaaaatatatgtCTTTGGGACCACTTGGTGGGTTTATTGAGGCTGAGAAGTTGTTGGAGAAGATAAAACCTTTGTCACCAATCCCTCCATAG
- the LOC107934067 gene encoding bifunctional adenosine 5'-phosphosulfate phosphorylase/adenylylsulfatase HINT4 isoform X1 yields MARAISPCIFCQIAGSSNSTPLLHSVRSLDDKVVAFKDINPSAFRHYLVVPVEHIPTVNDLQRRNEDYTLVSHMINVGETLLRRDAPQSNQYRFGFHQPPFNHLHLHCFALPFIPRWKQLKYMSLGPLGGFIEAEKLLEKIKPLSPIPP; encoded by the exons ATGGCGAGAGCGATCTCACCATGCATCTTCTGTCAAATTGCTGGAAGTTCCAACTCCACGCCCCTCCTTCATTCTGTTCGTTCCTTG GATGATAAGGTCGTTGCATTTAAAGATATCAACCCTTCAGCCTTCAG GCATTACTTGGTAGTCCCTGTGGAGCACATTCCGACAGTCAATGATCTTCAAAGAAGAAATGAGGATTACACTTTGG TAAGTCATATGATAAATGTGGGGGAAACGCTGTTACGCCGAGATGCACCTCAGTCAAATCAATACAG ATTTGGTTTTCATCAGCCTCCATTTAACCATCTCCACCTCCATTGTTTCGCTCTTCCCTTCATACCTAG ATGGaaacaattaaaatatatgtCTTTGGGACCACTTGGTGGGTTTATTGAGGCTGAGAAGTTGTTGGAGAAGATAAAACCTTTGTCACCAATCCCTCCATAG
- the LOC107934096 gene encoding probable aspartyl protease At4g16563 gives MATCVCLLYLFLFSTCWLTVSMSEALLLPLTHAFSKTHFTTPHHLLKTTSARSAARFRHRHKQVPLPLSSGSDYTLSFTLGSPPSPPISLYLDTGSDVVWLPCSPFECILCESKAPPLSPPLNLSASATAVPCKSSACSAAHSSLPSSDLCAMARCPLDAIETSDCNSFPCPPFYYAYGDGSLTARLYKDSLTLPNSLSVQNFTFGCAHTTLAEPVGVAGFGFGRLSLPAQLSSVSPQLGNRFSYCLVSHSFDSDKVRRPSPLILGRNEEKEKQFGNEIVEFVYTDMLHNPKHPYFYSVGLEGISVGKRNIPAPENLKKVDRRGSGGVVVDSGTTFTMLPSNLYDSVVNEFDHRVGRFNERASAVEETTGLGPCYYNDKVAKVPVIRLHFVGNGSRVVLPRRNYFYEFLDGGDGIGKKRNVGCLMLMNGGDEAELSGGPGATLGNYQQQGFEVVYDLEKRKIGFARRKCSSLWDSLKN, from the coding sequence ATGGCAACTTGTGTTTGTCTGCTATACTTGTTTCTCTTTTCCACATGCTGGCTTACGGTTTCAATGTCAGAAGCGCTACTTCTTCCTTTAACTCATGCATTCTCCAAAACCCATTTCACCACCCCACACCACCTCCTCAAAACCACCTCTGCTCGCTCCGCCGCCCGATTCCGCCACCGCCATAAGCAAGTTCCACTTCCTCTTTCCTCTGGTAGCGACTATACTCTTTCCTTCACTCTCGGCTCCCCTCCTTCCCCGCCTATTTCCCTTTACCTTGACACAGGCAGCGACGTTGTTTGGCTTCCTTGTTCTCCATTTGAATGCATCCTCTGCGAATCAAAAGCACCACCACTCTCTCCTCCACTTAACCTTTCCGCCTCAGCCACTGCTGTCCCATGCAAATCCTCCGCCTGCTCAGCTGCTCACTCTTCCCTCCCTTCCTCTGACCTTTGCGCCATGGCACGTTGTCCCCTCGACGCCATCGAAACCTCCGACTGCAACTCCTTCCCTTGCCCTCCTTTCTACTATGCCTACGGTGACGGCAGCTTAACCGCCCGTCTCTATAAAGACTCTTTAACTCTCCCAAACTCTCTCTCTGTTCAAAACTTTACTTTTGGTTGCGCCCACACCACCTTGGCTGAACCGGTTGGTGTCGCCGGCTTCGGTTTCGGCCGGCTCTCTTTGCCGGCTCAGCTTTCCTCCGTGTCTCCTCAACTTGGCAACAGATTCTCCTACTGTCTAGTTTCTCATTCGTTCGATTCTGACAAAGTTAGGAGACCAAGTCCACTGATTCTTGGTCGGAACGAGGAAAAAGAAAAGCAGTTTGGTAATGAGATTGTTGAGTTTGTCTACACCGACATGCTTCACAATCCTAAACATCCTTATTTTTATTCTGTTGGGTTGGAGGGAATCTCTGTCGGGAAGAGGAATATTCCGGCGCCGGAGAATTTGAAGAAGGTTGATAGGAGAGGAAGCGGAGGGGTGGTGGTGGATTCAGGGACAACGTTCACGATGTTACCGTCGAATTTATATGACTCAGTGGTGAATGAGTTTGATCACCGAGTCGGACGATTTAACGAGCGGGCGAGTGCGGTAGAAGAAACAACGGGGCTAGGTCCGTGTTATTACAATGACAAGGTAGCCAAAGTGCCTGTAATTAGATTGCATTTCGTGGGGAATGGATCCCGTGTGGTGTTGCCTAGGAGGAATtacttttatgagtttttagACGGTGGTGATGGGATTGGGAAGAAGAGGAACGTGGGGTGTTTGATGTTGATGAACGGTGGTGATGAAGCGGAGTTGAGTGGTGGACCAGGGGCCACTCTAGGGAATTATCAGCAGCAAGGATTCGAAGTGGTTTATGATTTGGAGAAAAGGAAGATTGGATTTGCAAGGAGAAAGTGTTCTTCTTTGTGGGATAGCTTGAAAAATTAA